The following coding sequences are from one Halobacteriovorax sp. JY17 window:
- a CDS encoding NupC/NupG family nucleoside CNT transporter has protein sequence MERFISFFGLLCMILAAYLMSTSKKKVAWRTVVSGIGLQIFLGLIILKTSFGKAFFEFARTFFTGILAYTNEGSKFIFGSLTGIDKFGFIFFVQVLPTILFMSALMSVLYHLGFMQVVIRFMAKVMVKVMGTSGGESLAAAANVFAGQTEAPLVIKPFISLMTKSELMALMTGGMATVAGGVLAAYVGFGIDAAHLLAASVMSAPAALVCAKLLVPETEESKTLGDLKLEVERETTNLVDAAANGASEGLKLALNVGAMLLAFIALIAMFNGLLSFVGGWFNYPELSMELISGYLFAPVAWLLGVPWADCQIVGSLLGKKMILNEFVAYLDLTKAMADGSISPRSIAISTYALCGFANFSSIAIQVGGIGVLAPDRRKDLAQLGFKSMVGGTLACLMTAAVAGMFL, from the coding sequence ATGGAAAGATTCATTTCTTTTTTCGGCCTATTGTGCATGATTCTCGCAGCTTATTTAATGAGTACAAGTAAAAAGAAAGTCGCTTGGAGAACCGTCGTCTCAGGTATTGGCTTGCAGATCTTTCTTGGTCTGATCATTTTAAAAACTTCATTTGGAAAAGCATTCTTTGAATTTGCTCGAACATTTTTTACGGGAATTCTCGCTTACACAAACGAGGGATCAAAATTTATTTTTGGAAGTTTAACTGGGATAGATAAATTTGGTTTCATCTTCTTCGTTCAAGTTCTGCCTACAATTCTCTTTATGAGTGCACTTATGTCAGTGCTCTATCACTTAGGGTTTATGCAAGTGGTAATTCGTTTTATGGCAAAAGTCATGGTGAAGGTTATGGGGACATCTGGTGGTGAATCCCTTGCTGCTGCAGCTAACGTCTTTGCTGGGCAAACTGAGGCTCCACTTGTGATCAAGCCTTTTATTTCTCTGATGACGAAGTCGGAGTTAATGGCATTGATGACTGGTGGTATGGCCACTGTTGCTGGTGGTGTACTAGCGGCCTACGTTGGCTTTGGTATTGATGCCGCTCATCTTCTTGCCGCATCAGTTATGTCGGCTCCAGCGGCTTTAGTTTGTGCGAAGTTATTAGTGCCTGAAACAGAAGAGTCAAAGACTCTTGGAGATCTCAAGCTAGAAGTTGAAAGAGAGACAACGAATTTAGTAGACGCTGCCGCTAATGGAGCAAGTGAAGGTTTAAAGCTCGCTTTAAATGTAGGAGCAATGCTCTTGGCGTTTATCGCGCTCATTGCAATGTTCAATGGTCTACTTTCTTTTGTTGGTGGGTGGTTTAACTATCCTGAACTTTCAATGGAGTTAATCTCTGGATATTTATTTGCACCAGTCGCTTGGCTACTTGGAGTTCCTTGGGCCGATTGCCAAATTGTTGGAAGCTTATTAGGGAAGAAAATGATCTTAAACGAATTTGTTGCATACCTTGATCTGACAAAGGCCATGGCGGATGGATCAATTTCTCCAAGATCTATTGCTATATCAACTTACGCTCTCTGTGGTTTTGCTAACTTTAGTTCAATCGCTATTCAAGTT